One Halarcobacter ebronensis genomic window carries:
- a CDS encoding methyl-accepting chemotaxis protein — protein sequence MIKNLSIPKKLYLGFTIMILIIIIITAIGIYKVTIIDETLNKIVEVNSVKQRVAINFRGSVHDRAIAIRDLVLSGNSSDKLFVDSLADIKRLGEFYEESEKSMEALFKKGVEIDSKEKELLNKIKSIESQTLPSISEIIRLKENTQDTQAKKILLDEVRGNITIWLKLINEFIDYEEMKNQMEIPKARQIASSFSFTMITILFISLFIGALISFIISRQLIKSVFKVQDGLQNFFDFLNKKTKTSSIIDLDTKDEFGKMAATINLNIDYIEKSIKKDEEFVKDIARFAKDIGSGNLSSKIEKETNTDSLLELKNILTKMQFELEQTIASSIPKLLEVLEKFKDEDFTSRFPKANSKVSQAINELGEVISKLLNNSFNVGKTLEESSDVLINNVNELNISSSEAASSLEQTSAALEKIIMSVKSNSNNVSKMTNYANEVDISAKDGQKLAQNTSLAMGEIEMQVNTINEAIGIIDQIAFQTNILSLNAAVEAATAGEAGKGFAVVAQEVRNLANRSAEAAKEIKLIVEQATSKASYGKSIGDKMIEGYNQLLGNIDKTMNTINSIEEASKEQEYSVAQINDAIVLLEKQAQKNLLIAGQTKDIAVKTDSIAKEIVLDLGNKKF from the coding sequence ATGATTAAGAATTTAAGTATACCCAAAAAACTTTACCTTGGTTTCACAATCATGATATTAATTATTATCATAATTACTGCAATTGGAATCTATAAAGTTACTATTATTGATGAGACATTAAATAAAATAGTTGAAGTAAACTCGGTAAAACAAAGAGTAGCAATAAACTTCAGAGGTAGTGTCCATGATAGAGCAATTGCAATTAGAGATTTAGTTTTGTCAGGAAATAGTAGTGATAAGCTATTTGTTGACTCCTTAGCTGATATAAAAAGGCTTGGAGAGTTTTATGAAGAATCAGAAAAATCGATGGAAGCATTATTTAAAAAAGGTGTGGAAATAGATTCAAAAGAGAAAGAGTTATTAAATAAAATTAAAAGTATTGAAAGCCAAACATTACCCTCTATCTCTGAAATTATTAGACTAAAAGAGAATACTCAAGATACCCAAGCAAAAAAGATTTTACTTGATGAGGTAAGAGGTAATATTACTATTTGGTTAAAACTAATAAATGAATTTATCGATTATGAAGAGATGAAAAATCAAATGGAGATACCAAAAGCTAGACAAATAGCAAGTAGTTTCTCCTTTACAATGATAACAATTTTATTTATCTCATTGTTTATTGGTGCATTAATTTCTTTTATTATCTCTAGACAACTTATAAAATCAGTATTTAAAGTTCAAGATGGATTACAAAACTTTTTTGATTTTTTAAATAAAAAAACAAAAACCTCTTCGATTATTGATTTAGATACAAAAGATGAGTTTGGGAAAATGGCAGCAACAATTAATTTAAATATCGACTACATTGAAAAATCAATAAAAAAAGATGAAGAGTTTGTAAAAGATATTGCACGGTTTGCAAAAGATATAGGTTCAGGTAATCTTAGTTCAAAAATAGAAAAAGAAACCAATACTGATTCTTTATTGGAATTAAAAAATATTTTAACAAAAATGCAGTTTGAATTGGAACAAACTATCGCAAGTAGTATTCCAAAACTATTAGAAGTTTTAGAAAAATTTAAAGATGAAGATTTTACTTCAAGATTTCCAAAGGCAAACTCAAAGGTTTCCCAAGCTATCAATGAATTGGGAGAGGTTATTTCAAAACTATTAAATAACTCTTTTAATGTGGGTAAAACATTAGAAGAGTCTTCAGATGTTTTGATTAATAATGTTAATGAATTAAATATAAGTTCTAGTGAGGCTGCATCCTCTTTAGAACAAACAAGTGCTGCCCTTGAAAAAATAATTATGAGTGTAAAAAGTAATTCAAACAATGTGTCTAAAATGACTAATTATGCAAATGAAGTTGATATTTCAGCAAAAGATGGACAAAAATTAGCTCAAAATACAAGTTTAGCAATGGGTGAAATAGAAATGCAAGTTAATACAATAAATGAAGCAATCGGAATTATTGATCAAATTGCATTTCAAACAAATATATTATCCCTTAATGCTGCTGTTGAAGCAGCAACAGCAGGGGAAGCTGGAAAAGGTTTTGCTGTAGTTGCACAAGAAGTAAGAAATTTGGCTAATAGAAGTGCAGAAGCTGCAAAAGAGATTAAACTAATAGTTGAACAAGCTACATCAAAAGCTAGTTATGGAAAATCAATAGGTGATAAAATGATTGAAGGTTATAATCAATTGTTAGGAAATATAGACAAAACAATGAATACTATAAATAGTATAGAAGAAGCATCAAAAGAGCAAGAATATAGTGTGGCTCAAATAAATGATGCAATTGTTTTACTTGAAAAACAAGCACAAAAAAATCTTTTAATTGCAGGGCAAACAAAAGATATTGCAGTAAAAACTGATTCAATTGCAAAAGAGATTGTATTAGACCTTGGAAATAAAAAATTTTAA
- the mgtE gene encoding magnesium transporter yields the protein MSSENAIKNPHELLERLNELHPSDIAYSLKKIEKESEDDFYYVLKEIPDEILGEVILELPDNLREDVYTLLPSQRLSDVVYELDSDDATDIIQEIEEVDEEKAKEVFEGLEEEDKHEINWLKRYHEDEAGSYMQTELFSANINETISDSIKRLKEGKESDELENIHQVYIVNNEKKLIASILLEDLIIFDFEKTYEQIINEHEENRFKPFVVHDKDHIDEVAKQVEKYDLNVVPVVGYQGILVGRITSDDILDVIEENATEQMYQLAGVNDDFEHEDNLLNTAKKRALWLFLNLGTAILASLVIGMFDKTIEAFVALAILMPIVASMGGNAGTQTLAVTVRQLALGEIDFDNSKDAIKKEVFISLANGFIFAIIIGIIAWFWFNTALLGLVIALSMIINLFSAGFFGASIPLVLKKMDIDPAIGSTVLLTTVTDIVGFFSFLMLAKLILL from the coding sequence ATGTCTTCTGAGAATGCTATAAAAAACCCCCATGAACTTCTTGAAAGGTTAAATGAATTACACCCTAGTGATATAGCATACTCACTTAAAAAGATAGAAAAGGAGTCAGAAGATGACTTCTATTATGTTTTAAAAGAGATTCCCGATGAAATTTTAGGGGAAGTTATTCTTGAACTTCCTGATAATTTAAGAGAAGATGTTTATACTCTCTTACCTTCTCAAAGACTCTCAGACGTTGTTTATGAACTAGATTCAGATGATGCTACAGATATTATCCAAGAGATTGAAGAGGTAGATGAAGAGAAAGCAAAAGAGGTTTTTGAAGGCTTAGAAGAAGAGGATAAGCATGAGATTAACTGGCTTAAAAGATACCATGAAGATGAAGCTGGTTCTTATATGCAAACTGAGCTTTTCTCTGCAAATATTAATGAAACAATTAGTGATTCGATTAAAAGATTAAAAGAGGGAAAAGAGTCAGATGAGTTAGAAAATATTCATCAAGTATATATAGTAAATAATGAAAAAAAATTAATTGCTTCAATATTACTTGAAGATTTGATTATTTTTGATTTTGAAAAAACATATGAACAAATTATAAATGAACATGAAGAGAATAGATTTAAACCCTTTGTTGTACATGATAAAGATCATATTGATGAAGTTGCTAAACAGGTTGAAAAGTATGACTTAAACGTTGTTCCTGTTGTGGGATATCAAGGTATTTTAGTTGGTAGAATTACAAGTGATGATATTTTAGATGTAATTGAAGAGAATGCAACTGAACAGATGTACCAACTTGCAGGGGTAAATGATGACTTTGAACATGAAGACAATCTTTTAAATACTGCAAAAAAGAGAGCTTTATGGCTCTTTTTAAATTTGGGAACTGCAATTTTAGCTTCTTTGGTAATAGGAATGTTTGATAAAACTATTGAAGCTTTTGTTGCTTTAGCTATTTTAATGCCCATTGTTGCTTCTATGGGAGGGAATGCAGGAACACAAACTTTAGCTGTAACAGTAAGACAGTTAGCTTTAGGAGAGATTGATTTTGATAATAGTAAAGATGCCATAAAAAAAGAGGTATTTATCTCACTAGCCAATGGTTTTATCTTTGCAATAATTATAGGAATTATTGCTTGGTTTTGGTTTAATACAGCTCTTCTTGGTTTGGTAATAGCTCTTTCAATGATAATAAACCTTTTTAGTGCTGGTTTTTTTGGGGCATCTATCCCTTTGGTTTTAAAAAAGATGGATATTGATCCAGCAATAGGAAGCACCGTCTTACTTACTACTGTTACAGATATTGTAGGATTCTTTAGCTTTTTGATGCTTGCTAAACTAATTTTATTGTAG
- a CDS encoding AraC family transcriptional regulator, producing the protein MTKLKRSEVFNTGKIIANKEESKSFIKQVGTINNQFIDLKIVNAMVEENIYLNIVDNKIKQSHIQKLKSKRKHLQIRIILQGKLEKLNHHTNEKRVYEKNEISIEYEKNIEESLLNKQGQHLKYICITLHDKYLNENGFFSDILKNTFNKKIYEPNLEDKFSELFNREYKSGLDKIYLKNKAMQIILYVLEEIQKRDELKFVGLNDEDIKRVKKVENIIQNSFNEKITIEILSKRVALNQTKLKKGFKELFNKTIHEYLKDVRLEKAVEYLKEDIYSIKEISSMVGYTNQGSFSYAFSQKFNCSPKDIQKNSIL; encoded by the coding sequence ATGACTAAATTAAAAAGATCAGAAGTTTTTAATACTGGGAAAATCATAGCAAATAAGGAAGAGAGCAAATCCTTTATAAAACAAGTAGGCACAATAAACAATCAATTTATAGATTTAAAAATTGTAAATGCCATGGTTGAAGAGAATATCTACTTAAATATTGTAGATAATAAAATAAAACAATCACATATTCAAAAACTAAAATCCAAGAGGAAACATCTTCAAATTAGGATAATTCTTCAAGGGAAATTAGAAAAACTAAACCACCATACAAATGAAAAAAGAGTTTATGAAAAAAATGAGATAAGCATTGAATATGAAAAAAACATAGAAGAGTCTTTGTTAAATAAACAAGGTCAACATCTAAAATATATCTGCATAACTTTACATGATAAATATTTAAATGAGAATGGATTCTTCTCTGATATTTTAAAAAATACTTTTAATAAAAAGATATATGAACCAAACTTGGAAGATAAGTTTAGTGAGCTATTTAATAGGGAGTATAAAAGCGGTCTTGATAAAATCTATTTAAAAAATAAAGCCATGCAAATAATACTTTATGTTCTTGAAGAGATACAAAAAAGAGATGAACTTAAATTTGTTGGATTAAATGATGAGGATATAAAAAGAGTTAAAAAAGTGGAAAATATAATACAAAACTCTTTTAATGAAAAGATTACAATTGAGATATTATCAAAAAGGGTTGCTCTTAATCAGACAAAGTTAAAAAAGGGTTTTAAAGAGCTTTTTAATAAAACAATTCACGAATATCTAAAAGATGTACGTCTTGAAAAAGCAGTTGAGTATTTAAAAGAGGATATCTACTCAATAAAAGAGATTTCCTCAATGGTTGGATATACAAATCAAGGAAGTTTTTCATATGCCTTTTCACAAAAATTTAATTGTTCTCCCAAAGATATTCAAAAAAATTCTATTTTGTGA
- the hutX gene encoding heme utilization cystosolic carrier protein HutX produces MIKEKIKKILELNPDITTLEIAQELNVNEYEVLQNIDESFAKAIDGKYFDEVIEDISKWGKILMIKITPSFVIEIKDIMPTGTYGHGYYNFDSKESSISGHLKVDDIEKIIFVSKNHRGMLSHSVVFYDSKGEHIFKVFVARDENRELLSSQVEMFMQLKNRF; encoded by the coding sequence ATGATAAAAGAAAAGATTAAAAAGATTTTGGAGTTAAACCCAGATATTACAACTTTGGAAATAGCACAAGAGTTAAATGTAAATGAGTATGAAGTTCTACAAAATATTGATGAAAGTTTCGCAAAAGCGATTGATGGTAAATATTTTGATGAAGTAATTGAAGATATCTCAAAATGGGGTAAGATTCTAATGATAAAAATCACACCATCTTTTGTTATAGAGATAAAAGATATTATGCCAACAGGAACGTATGGGCATGGTTATTATAACTTTGATTCTAAAGAGTCTTCTATCTCTGGACACTTAAAAGTCGATGATATAGAAAAAATCATTTTTGTTTCAAAAAATCACAGAGGAATGTTGTCTCATAGTGTTGTTTTTTATGATTCAAAAGGGGAGCATATTTTTAAAGTATTTGTAGCTAGAGATGAGAATCGTGAACTTCTCTCTTCTCAAGTTGAAATGTTTATGCAATTGAAAAATAGGTTTTAA
- a CDS encoding HugZ family protein, whose amino-acid sequence MKNAKAMGISKEKAQKELDVFLNNIKSVILSTVDKDGEPFASYSPFVEDEEGNFYVFISTAVKHSHNMYTTGKAHILFIEDESNTAHIYGRRRLYFNAKAEKFEPEDERFEKIATLFEKKLGDQGALVRSMVDSRIYKLTPYNGNIVLGFGAAYKLDKSNKKIETQKTMKGKAHSQSHEEGLKEHA is encoded by the coding sequence ATGAAAAATGCAAAGGCAATGGGAATAAGTAAAGAAAAAGCTCAAAAAGAGCTTGATGTTTTTTTGAATAATATTAAAAGTGTAATTCTATCAACTGTTGATAAAGATGGAGAACCATTTGCAAGTTATTCACCATTTGTAGAGGATGAAGAGGGAAATTTCTATGTGTTTATAAGTACAGCTGTAAAACACTCACACAATATGTACACTACAGGTAAAGCACATATACTTTTCATTGAAGATGAAAGCAATACAGCACATATTTATGGAAGAAGAAGATTATATTTTAATGCAAAAGCTGAGAAATTTGAACCAGAAGATGAAAGATTTGAGAAAATTGCAACACTGTTTGAAAAGAAACTTGGAGATCAAGGTGCACTTGTAAGAAGTATGGTTGATTCAAGAATATATAAACTGACTCCTTATAATGGAAATATTGTGCTTGGATTTGGAGCTGCTTATAAATTAGATAAATCAAATAAAAAAATTGAAACACAAAAAACAATGAAAGGTAAAGCCCACTCTCAAAGCCATGAAGAAGGCTTAAAAGAACATGCATAA
- a CDS encoding ABC transporter ATP-binding protein, whose amino-acid sequence MEKIDLKYIWELLLQKKKPLLWGQLITVITILISVPIPLMLPALVDEVLLHKPAFFVSTINKLFGEGNTLYYIVIVALMVVCLRFFYYLFSILITKIFTDISKYVTFKIREKLILHLKDVSMNEYESIGSGAVAANLITDVNTLDSFIMTGVSKLVTSILTLVAVAIVIISIHPILGLMIIIIQPLIMLLSRKIARKVGILKKEENEAIEKFQDNISESLELFGQIKASNKEDSFFDRAIKKAQNIQVTSNNFSYKSVAYEKFSFTLFLIVFEILRASGLVMVAYSDLSIGMMLAMFGYIWFLMSPVQEMLSFQYSYTSSMAAIKRINRVLQLTKEPNGSKSLKNRNNGVDIEVKDLYFSYNENKELLKDISLSIKAGQKVALIGPSGSGKTTLAQIIAGFYTKKAGKITYNGISIDNLNKKSLREELFLVLQMPILFNNTLRFNITMGDETISDEAIYKALEIAQLKSNVLNMSEKLDTIVGKNGIRLSGGQRQRLSIARMIITNPSIVIFDESTSALDVHTEARLFNELKEFLKDKTVITIAHRLSTVRNADSIYVLNDGEIVQKGTPKELEEEEGHYLEFIKNQLV is encoded by the coding sequence ATGGAAAAAATTGATTTAAAATATATATGGGAATTACTCTTACAAAAGAAAAAACCTTTACTGTGGGGGCAGTTAATTACAGTTATAACTATACTTATTAGTGTACCAATTCCTTTGATGCTTCCAGCGCTTGTTGATGAAGTACTTTTACATAAGCCTGCATTTTTTGTATCAACTATTAATAAATTATTTGGTGAGGGAAATACTCTTTATTATATTGTTATAGTAGCTTTGATGGTAGTTTGTTTGAGATTTTTTTATTATCTTTTTTCAATTTTAATCACAAAGATATTTACAGATATTTCAAAATATGTAACTTTTAAAATAAGAGAGAAGTTAATTCTTCATTTAAAAGATGTATCAATGAATGAGTATGAAAGTATTGGAAGTGGAGCAGTTGCAGCAAATTTAATTACTGATGTTAATACTTTGGATAGTTTTATTATGACAGGAGTTAGTAAGCTTGTTACTTCCATTTTGACACTAGTTGCAGTTGCTATTGTAATTATCTCAATTCATCCTATTTTAGGATTAATGATTATTATAATTCAACCTTTAATAATGTTGTTATCTAGAAAAATAGCAAGAAAAGTAGGAATATTAAAGAAAGAAGAGAATGAAGCAATAGAAAAATTTCAAGATAATATTTCTGAATCTTTAGAACTTTTTGGACAGATTAAAGCTAGTAACAAAGAGGACTCTTTTTTTGATAGAGCAATAAAAAAAGCACAAAATATTCAAGTGACATCTAATAATTTTAGTTATAAAAGTGTAGCTTATGAGAAATTTTCTTTTACTCTTTTTTTAATAGTCTTTGAGATTTTAAGAGCTTCTGGTTTAGTGATGGTTGCCTATAGTGATTTATCTATTGGTATGATGCTTGCAATGTTTGGATATATTTGGTTTCTAATGAGCCCTGTTCAAGAGATGCTCTCTTTTCAATACTCTTACACAAGCTCAATGGCTGCAATAAAAAGAATAAATAGAGTTCTTCAACTTACAAAAGAGCCTAATGGTTCTAAGTCTCTTAAAAATAGGAATAATGGAGTAGATATAGAAGTAAAAGATCTTTACTTCTCTTATAATGAAAATAAAGAGTTATTAAAAGATATCTCATTAAGTATAAAAGCAGGACAAAAGGTTGCTCTAATTGGACCTAGTGGAAGTGGGAAAACAACCCTTGCACAAATAATTGCAGGTTTTTATACTAAAAAGGCTGGAAAGATTACATATAATGGTATAAGTATTGATAATTTAAATAAAAAGAGTTTAAGAGAAGAACTTTTTCTTGTTTTACAAATGCCAATTCTATTTAATAATACACTTAGATTTAATATTACTATGGGGGATGAAACTATAAGTGATGAGGCTATTTACAAAGCTTTAGAGATTGCTCAATTAAAAAGTAATGTTTTAAATATGAGTGAAAAACTTGATACTATTGTGGGGAAAAATGGTATTAGATTGAGTGGTGGTCAAAGGCAAAGATTATCAATAGCTAGGATGATTATCACAAATCCATCAATTGTAATTTTTGATGAATCAACTTCTGCTTTGGATGTTCATACAGAAGCTAGACTTTTTAATGAGTTAAAAGAGTTTTTAAAAGATAAAACAGTAATTACAATTGCCCATAGGCTAAGTACAGTTAGAAATGCAGATAGTATATATGTGTTAAATGATGGAGAAATTGTACAAAAAGGAACACCAAAAGAGCTTGAAGAGGAAGAGGGACACTATTTAGAGTTTATAAAAAATCAATTGGTTTAA